The Cydia amplana chromosome 19, ilCydAmpl1.1, whole genome shotgun sequence genome includes a window with the following:
- the LOC134656862 gene encoding eukaryotic translation initiation factor 3 subunit C: MSRFFATGTDSSEESSSEEDQIVRPAAPVYTFSDDEEETKRVVRSMKEKRYEEIDGIIHNIRNHRKIKDFSSALASFEELQKAYTRAAPVVAKEENGIAPRFFIRALVELDDWVAGAWADRDSRKTLSKGNSKALTSLRQKLRKYTKDFEAEISKFRENPDLPDDNEEDEERKDSSSEDESEEEKKPKEKVKARRSPEPPRRPPPEDDDSSDSMDWGSSSDDSSSSSDDEARGATTLRDKFLKKTTERDEDEEKEKKKSRKGRDRGAKIGKKDQADDGGEWETVRKGAATSDKPKMFAKDSDIDAALVVKKLGEISAARGRKRTDRRAQLELLHELRTVAQQHNLGDALQLKLRAATVAALFDYNPKVSDAMKPEYWSKLVENVDHMVTLLLAHEDMVLSESILEETEELVTPPYRVRGCLLTALERLDDEFTKLLKECDPHSNEYVERLKDEVRVSALIDRVCLVVERDGSPQEICRAYLRKIDHLYYKFDTRAIRKDLPPGEETSIKKMERLCKYIYANDESDRLRTRAILSHMYHHALHDNWFQARDLLLMSHLQETVQHSDPSTQILYNRTMANLGLCAFRRGNVKEAHGCLAELMMTGKPKELLAQGLLPQRQHERSKEQEKIEKQRQMPFHMHINLELLECVYLVSAMMIEIPYMAAHEFDARRRMISKTFYQNLRASERQALVGPPESMREHAVAAARAMRRGDWRACLDYIVNEKMNAKVWDLMVGADNVRAMLGRLIREESLRTYLFTYAHVYASLSLKSLADMFEMPRQKVHSLVSKMIINEELLASLDDPSECAILHRSEPTRMQALALQLADKVGNLVDSNERIFEKQGSFFQRGGAGRGDGRQRERMREGGWNRRTRNRRRDDERSHDE; the protein is encoded by the exons ATGAGTCGGTTTTTCGCGACTGGTACTGACTCCAGTGAGGAGAGCTCCAGCGAGGAAGATCAGATAGTGCGCCCAGCAGCCCCCGTCTACACG ttcAGTGATGACGAGGAGGAAACAAAGCGCGTAGTGCGCTCCATGAAAGAGAAGAGGTACGAAGAAATAGATGGGATCATCCACAATATTCGTAACCACCGCAAGATCAAAGACTTCTCGTCAGCTCTTGCTTCCTTCGAAGAGCTTCAGAAAGCCTACACACGCGCAGCTCCTGTTGTAGCAAAAGAGGAAAATGGCATTGCTCCTCGGTTTTTCATCAGAGCCCTGGTGGAGCTTGATGACTGGGTCGCCGGGGCCTGGGCAGACAGGGACAGTAGGAAGACTCTGTCCAAGGGCAACAGCAAAGCCCTCACTTCTTTGAGGCAAAAGCTCAGGAAGTACACTAAGGACTTTGAAGCTGAGATTAGCAAGTTCAGGGAGAACCCTGACTTGCCTGATGATAATGAGGAAGATGAGGAAAGGAAAG ATTCCTCCTCCGAGGATGAGTCGGAAGAGGAAAAGAAGCCAAAAGAGAAGGTGAAAGCCAGGCGCTCGCCCgagccgccgcgccgccctccCCCAGAGGACGATGACTCCTCCGACTCCATGGACTGGGGCTCCAGCTCCGACGACTCGAGCTCTAGCTCTGACGACGAGGCGCGCGGCGCTACCACCCTCCGCGACAAGTTCTTGAAGAAAACCACAGAGAGGGACGAGGATGAAGAGAAAGAGAAGAAAAAGAGCAGGAAGGGAAGAGATCGCGGGGCCAAGATTGGCAAGAAGGACCAGGCGGATGATGGTGGCGAGTGGGAGACTGTCAGGAAGGGTGCCGCTACGTCTGACAAGCCTAAGATGTTTGCTAAG GACAGCGACATCGACGCAGCCCTAGTAGTGAAGAAGCTCGGCGAGATCAGCGCCGCTAGAGGCCGCAAGCGCACCGACCGGCGCGCGCAACTCGAGCTCCTGCACGAACTTCGTACCGTGGCCCAGCAACATAACCTGGGCGACGCGCTGCAGCTCAAACTGCGCGCTGCCACTGTCGCTGCGCTCTTCGACTACAATCCCAAG GTGTCCGACGCCATGAAGCCAGAATACTGGTCGAAGCTCGTGGAGAACGTCGACCACATGGTCACCCTACTCCTGGCCCACGAGGACATGGTCCTCAGCGAGTCCATCCTGGAAGAGACCGAGGAACTGGTCACCCCACCGTACCGCGTCCGCGGCTGTCTGCTCACCGCCTTAGAGCGCCTCGACGACGAATTCACCAAGCTCCTTAAAGAGTGCGACCCCCACTCCAACGAGTACGTCGAGAGACTGAAAGATGAAGTCCGCGTTTCGGCCTTAATTGACCGCGTGTGCCTCGTCGTCGAGCGCGACGGATCGCCTCAGGAAATCTGCCGCGCGTACCTTCGTAAGATCGATCACTTGTACTACAAGTTCGACACGAGAGCCATCAGGAAAGACCTGCCTCCGGGCGAGGAAACATCCATCAAGAAGATGGAGCGTCTCTGCAAGTACATCTACGCTAATGACGAGTCGGACCGTCTTCGCACTCGCGCCATCTTGTCCCATATGTACCACCATGCGCTCCACGATAACTGGTTCCAAGCCCGCGATTTGCTTCTCATGTCGCATCTTCAGGAAACTGTGCAGCATTCTGATCCGAGCACGCAGATTTTGTACAATCGTACGATGGCTAACTTGGGTCTGTGCGCGTTCCGCCGCGGCAACGTGAAGGAAGCTCACGGCTGTTTGGCCGAGCTGATGATGACCGGGAAACCTAAGGAGTTGTTGGCCCAAGGGTTGCTGCCTCAGCGTCAGCACGAGCGCTCTAAAGAGCAGGAGAAGATCGAAAAGCAGCGGCAGATGCCATTCCACATGCACATCAACTTGGAGCTGCTGGAGTGTGTGTACCTAGTGTCCGCCATGATGATCGAGATCCCGTACATGGCCGCGCATGAGTTCGACGCGCGCCGCCGTATGATCAGCAAGACATTCTACCAG AATCTGCGCGCCAGCGAGCGGCAGGCGCTGGTGGGGCCGCCTGAGTCCATGCGCGAGCACGCGGTGGCGGCCGCGCGCGCCATGCGCCGCGGCGACTGGCGCGCCTGCCTCGACTACATCGTCAACGAGAAGATGAACGCCAAG gtgtGGGACCTGATGGTCGGCGCTGACAACGTGCGCGCCATGCTGGGCCGCCTCATCCGAGAGGAGTCCCTGCGCACCTACCTGTTCACGTACGCGCACGTGTACGCCTCGCTGTCGCTCAAGTCGCTCGCCGACATGTTCGAGATGCCTCGCCAGAAG GTCCACTCTCTGGTGTCTAAGATGATTATCAACGAGGAGTTGCTGGCGTCGCTAGACGACCCCAGCGAGTGCGCCATCCTGCATCGCTCGGAGCCCACGCGCATGCAGGCGCTGGCTCTGCAGCTAGCCGACaag GTCGGCAACCTCGTAGACTCGAACGAGCGTATTTTCGAGAAGCAAGGCTCGTTCTTCCAGCGCGGGGGCGCGGGCCGCGGCGACGGGCGGCAGCGGGAGCGCATGCGCGAGGGCGGTTGGAACCGCCGCACCCGCAACCGTCGCCGCGACGACGAGCGCTCGCACGACGAGTGA
- the LOC134656901 gene encoding oocyte zinc finger protein XlCOF8.4-like — MEFTSLILPLTKNICRTCLAESDTEMLLNVQDLIEHEMSKIKLIDILIYLNCLENNDEENWPSGMCASCVSTALVSYNFKLNCLKANTTLSQIFIQTSPTNLQRSDIDSIDINVVYQDHEYELPLFNSQPALDFDHLPATKEVTPLPSVFEITSTTQPPRKEGEKRYACTFCPKSFTRIYGLKYHMAKHNDVRKYLCPKCGKCFHTASELRQHSISHQDTAQFKCGFCRKTYKSRQSLKEHFRVAHSKNRKLFVCVTCGKSFTAKSTLMMHIRSHNGEKKFVCQHCPKTYTRASYLKVHNLTHTGEERPRPFVCENKDCDRSFSTKHSLLVHIAHTHTVERPHKCNICLKGFATSSGLKVHWESHSKQEISCNICGKSLANKRVLQKHMKVHDVDANDMILETVVDDVFFDQVY; from the exons ATGGAGTTCACCAGCTTGATACTGcctcttacaaaaaatatttgtcgTACATGCCTTGCTGAATCAGATACTGAAATGCTATTAAATGTACAGGATTTAATCGAACATGAAATGAGCAAAATCAAACTCatagatattttaatatatcTGAATTGTTTGGAG aataaCGATGAGGAGAATTGGCCTAGTGGAATGTGTGCATCCTGTGTATCAACAGCACTAGTATCCTACAATTTCAAATTGAACTGCCTTAAGGCCAATACTACCCTGTCTCAAATATTTATTCAAACATCACCTACCAACCTGCAGAGGTCTGATATAGACTCGATTGATATCAATGTGGTGTATCAGGACCATGAGTATGAACTGCCCTTATTCAACAGTCAGCCGGCTTTAGATTTTGACCATCTGCCAGCCACTAAGGAAGTAACTCCACTGCCTTCTGTCTTTGAAATAACATCTACAACCCAACCACCTAGAAAAGAAGGAGAGAAACGGTATGCTTGCACTTTTTGCCCCAAATCATTTACTAGGATTTATGGGCTGAAGTACCATATGGCAAAACACAATGATGTACGAAAATATCTTTGCCCCAAATGTGGGAAATGTTTTCACACAGCCAGCGAGTTGAGGCAGCACTCGATCTCACATCAAGATACTGCTCAATTTAAATGTGGGTTTTGTCGCAAGACTTACAAATCTAGACAGTCCTTGAAGGAGCATTTCCGTGTGGCTCACTCAAAAAATCGCAAGCTCTTTGTGTGTGTCACATGCGGAAAGAGTTTTACCGCGAAATCAACTCTTATGATGCATATTAGAAGCCATAATGGAGAAAAGAAGTTTGTTTGTCAGCATTGCCCTAAGACATATACGAGAGCATCTTATTTGAAAGTGCACAATCTTACTCATACTGGAGAAGAGAGACCTCGGCCATTTGTATGTGAGAATAAAGACTGTGATAGAAGTTTTTCAACAAAACATTCATTGCTTGTGCATattgcacacacacacactgtgGAGAGGCCACACAAGTGCAACATTTGCCTGAAAGGATTTGCTACTTCCTCTGGGTTGAAGGTCCATTGGGAATCTCACTCTAAACAGGAGATAAGCTGTAATATTTGTGGTAAATCCCTGGCCAATAAGAGAGTGCTGCAGAAGCATATGAAGGTGCATGACGTGGATGCCAATGATATGATTCTTGAGACGGTTGTGGATGACGTGTTCTTTGACCAGGTCTATTGA
- the LOC134656942 gene encoding soluble NSF attachment protein 29: MAGHKYVNPNNLFEDEEDVDDDTFVNAYRSRNPPPSAVTRPANTSSAAYGGHIANLERQRQVMLERQREIEQRTLDSSARSVQLLRDSENIGIATAEELARQRDALDNTNRRLDEINTNLNTTQKHLNGIKSVFWGLKNYISGKSEQPASRSQASPNSQTGQVGASSSRLNETLDNLGPMSSGIGDNYNSHPSTRLRGMNEQTMADPVTDSDRVNKMLDANLDEMVHAITRLKGLGAALGDEIEQQNDLIDTIQDKVEGADIKIGRQNKTMNKLLGK; this comes from the coding sequence atggCTGGGCACAAGTATGTCAATCCAAACAACTTGTTCGAGGACGAGGAGGATGTAGACGACGACACTTTTGTGAACGCCTACAGGAGTCGTAATCCGCCACCATCAGCCGTGACACGACCTGCCAACACGTCCAGTGCAGCGTACGGAGGCCACATAGCGAACCTAGAACGACAAAGGCAAGTAATGTTGGAGAGACAAAGAGAGATCGAACAGCGCACGTTGGACTCTTCCGCACGCAGCGTGCAGCTACTGCGTGACTCGGAAAACATCGGCATCGCCACGGCCGAGGAGCTGGCGCGGCAGCGCGACGCGCTCGACAACACCAACCGCCGTCTCGATGAAATCAACACCAACCTAAACACGACGCAGAAACATCTCAACGGAATCAAATCAGTATTTTGGGGTCTCAAAAACTACATTTCTGGCAAGTCTGAACAGCCTGCATCCCGAAGCCAAGCCTCTCCTAATTCCCAAACAGGCCAGGTTGGTGCTAGCAGCAGCAGATTAAATGAAACTCTTGATAATCTAGGTCCAATGAGTTCAGGCATTGGAGACAATTACAATTCACATCCATCCACTCGGCTACGAGGAATGAATGAGCAAACCATGGCTGACCCCGTGACTGACAGTGACCGTGTCAACAAAATGTTAGATGCTAACTTAGACGAGATGGTCCACGCTATTACAAGACTTAAAGGTTTGGGAGCAGCTCTTGGTGATGAAATTGAACAACAAAATGACCTCATAGACACCATCCAGGACAAAGTTGAGGGGGCAGATATTAAAATTGGCCGGCAAAATAAGACAATGAACAAACTACTTGGGAAATAG
- the LOC134656971 gene encoding mediator of RNA polymerase II transcription subunit 31: MSSIMMAGKGMPETEEQNRIRFQVELEFVQCLANPNYIHFLAQRGYFKEQTFINYLKYLQYWREPEYARYLKYPMCLHFLELLQHEAFRRECVSAQVCKFMDDQAILLWQHYTRRRTRTLQPPDAPAPPAPPAPPGPPRQQS, from the exons ATGTCTTCAATCATGATGGCAGGAAAAG GTATGCCGGAGACGGAGGAGCAGAATAGGATAAGGTTTCAAGTGGAGCTAGAATTCGTTCAATGTTTAGCCAATCCAAATTACATTCATT TTCTAGCACAGCGAGGCTACTTCAAGGAGCAGACCTTCATCAACTACCTGAAGTACCTCCAGTACTGGCGGGAGCCAGAGTACGCTCGATACCTCAAGTACCCAATGTGCCTACATTTTCTGGAGTTGTTGCAGCATGAGGCGTTTAGAAGAGAATGTGTATCAGCTCAG GTGTGCAAGTTCATGGACGACCAGGCGATCCTGCTGTGGCAGCACTATACTCGGCGACGCACGCGCACACTGCAGCCCCCggacgcgcccgcgccgcccgcgccaccTGCGCCGCCCGGCCCGCCGAGACAGCAGTCGTAG